The genomic stretch TAAATCTCTAGATTGCTGCTGAGTTTACTTGAATTACCATCACTCAACTGATATAGACAAACACTGGCTGGATACAGAAGTAAACTGGCCAGCATCTACCAATAAAGGAGTTGCAGGACGGAACATGTGTAAACTAATGGCTGTCACTGAGAAGGTTTGTAATATCTGTTTTTGATATGATGCTTGTTTTCACTTTGGCATGGtgaattgtaattttgtctgttcttaatttttttccacagaacAATACCGACTCAATTTGGATCTGtgcatcttaaagggatagttcacccaaacctttgtcattgtttactcaccctcatgtcattccaaacctgtatgattttctttcttctgttgaacacaaaagaagttattttgaagaatgttggtaaacaGACAGCAATTGACTTCTATagtatggaaataaaaaaatacgtTGGCTACTGTCAACTGTCTAGTTACCAacgttctttaaaatatcttttgtgttcaacacaagaaagaaaatcatacatgtttggagggtgagggtgagtaaataaggaaaaaaaaaattgtgtgaattGTCGTTTAATGAAGACTATGAAGTCCTCATGAAGGAGTATACAGTAAGTGTTCTCAGGCATTCTTTTGAACACTAGATAATACAAAAAACTGTATAGtgcaagaacaacaacaaattatatatatatatatatatatatatatatatatatatataattgttgtTGTATATACAGTACTTTTTAATGAAACACTTAAACCTGAGTAGCTTAGTAACTAACATGGTAGCAGTTGTAGTTTTAGTGATTGTTGATTGCTTTGTTGTACCTTGAAATCCAGTGTCAGATTAGGCGACACATGGATGTAAAACATTAAGGCACAGACAATAGACCTTAGTCAGGTTAGATGGCATATTGAATTTACCATGAAAATTAAACTGTAAGGAATGGATTTACAGTCTTTACAATTACACACTGCATAAAGGTCCTGCATAAAACTGACAACTTTTAAAACTGGAGTTTGGAGTTTGTGTccactgaaatttttttttgtttgttttttcagcttgaaaatgtatgttgttaaacaacagtacagTTCATTGAATGCACTGTAACCTATACTTACAGCCCTATTTATTCCTGTCTAAACTTAATATGACCTGACTAAGGTCTGTGGATACATAATTCTCAGAATCTTTGCTTTTACTGGATGTATTGCTAAGTGATGTTAAATTTGCAACCTGCATTTGTTGGTGTAATGACAATTACTGAACAGCTTTACTGTTTTCATGCCTTTTAGGACTTAGTGAATGTTGAAAGAGACGTGACTAATACAGCCATTGGAATTTACATCATCAAACCTGGTCTGTGACCCTCGATCAGGTTTTGGAATCAACTAAAAGTGCAGAAGCATGGAGATGTCACCTAGGCTTGTGCTCTGCATTTGAGTGTCATATACAGCATGAATCTGTATTACATCACAAGACCTTGGGAAGAACTTTTTCTGTTGACAAGAATGTTGTTACCTATCTTGAACTGAGAATGATTGCAATTTGCTCATTGTAAGACCTttagaagaaaataaatgtattttatttccaaaaaatgcttgacattaatgtttttttttttttacttgcactCATAGAGCAAATAATTAATAAGGTAATaaggtaaattaaattaataaatgagttCACTTTACGtaataaacttttataaatgtaacataaaattattaagtaaacatcacaTATAATCAATATGTAACAGTGacaagttcaaatgatttgtatTTACTTCAAGAAATTTTGTCAGCTTTACTTGAAttctttttgttcatacaaCTAAATTGTTACTTGTACAAATTACTCAACGTAGTTGCGTGGAACCACTTGACagtctttttttaagtaagtccaacaaatcatttttttgagtgtatggGACATCATGAGGGTGTAAGCGATGGATTTTTAGTTTAATGCTTGAGTACAATATAAAGGtgtacattttcactttttggcCAGATACGTTTAAGGGTCATTACACAAAATCGGTGCCTTTtgtgttaatatttatatatatatatatatatatatatatatatatatatattctttcttCGATATATtatcaaattaaattcaattaaacattgttttaaatcatttaaatcatcATGCAATGTCAATATACTATTACTATTCTTATTATACTATACTATTTAACTATAATTTGCAAGTGTTTCTTACTCTTTAGAGAAAGTGATGAAAAACAACATAGAAATGAGAACCTTAAAATACTCTCATTAAAGGTGCTACTGTACAAAGTTTTTCAaactttgtaatttttgttgacAAAAGAGTTAATTTGTGTACACATCTTTATcactttgttttttggtttgtatAAAACTGTATCATCTCTCTTTGGTGTAAAGACTCCAGAgagatttaaattattttatcactaGTCCTAGAGGTCGTAACAATtcttaaatactatttttaaaataaatattataacagtaatatttgtaattcagtttaacatttttatttagtaacaataattattaaatttaattaatagaagtaaaaaaaacttttgacaatatattttaaaatatatacaaaatattttagtcataTATATACAATCATAAAACAAACCCAGAGCTTTCATAGACTGTTTCTGCTTCTGATATTTACACTTTTCTCCCCTCTACTATAATCTTcgaaaaacatatttacatattaaaatataaaaaaataataatataataaaaatatcgtTTACATGTTGTATGAAAGACTCACCTCAGTGGTTGGGATGATGTCTGCTGTAGTATTGTCCGAATTTGTTGTAGTTGGTGAAACTGAAGAAAGAGCGAGTCACATTTTCTCACACATTTCCGAATGGATGTcctgaaataaattcaaatcatTCCCGCGCGCCGTTCCATCCTTGTTGTCCAATACAGAAACAACTCAGCCAACCGTCGTGGGCGGAGCTAAAACTAGCAGCAAATTTGAATCTGCGTTCATGAGCGGATTGTGCGCGGGCGCGCGTACACACACTCTTTAAAACGTACCATGACAGAAAACAACAccaaatttgattaaaatgaagatatttgCAAGACAAGGTTAAAAGAgtagtaaaagtattttaaaacaatttacagtACATGTAGGCTACTGTATGTACAAATACTATTATTTGACCTTAAAACCTCACATTAACCTTCACATAATTAACGACCTTCAATGGTAATAAAAACACTTGGAGCAGAGGATCAAAACCCTTCATTGTGTGGCGGCCATTAGTCCATGATCCTCTGCTCTTTCTGTAGGTGATCAGGAAGCTGTTCTCTGCACCTCCTGTGTCACTCCTGCTTACCCTATACAAATAATCAAAGTCATTTCTCTAGTCTAATCCTAACAACACAATTCAGCCATGACTGCTGTGATTCAGATAAGTGTGTGTCACTGGCCACCTGTTCAGTGTAACCAGGGGTGGCGCTCAATGTCATCTAAACTGGGCCGATCTGCTGCCGCTGCACTGAGGCACCAGCGAATCAACTGACGGCACTCTGTTACACACAACACAGTCTtcagaaacacaaaacaacactcTTCACCTGGATCTGGACGTGATTTCTGTCTCTTGCCTGTAGACAGCTCTCTAGGGAAACACAGTCTGCTTTTGGAGGTGACCCTCAACGATCCTCTGAAGGGGAAACAGCCGCACAGGATGTTGAAGAGCGTCACCCCCACTGACCAAACCGTAGCCGGTCCTGCGTGATAGCGGTGCCGCCGAAACCACTCAGGAGGGGCGTATTGAAGAGTGCCTGAGAGACAAACATCTTCTGAAAAGGTTCCAGTCCAAACAGATTCCCTTTGATTGATCATCAAAagttcacaaacaaacacagatcACTGTAGTGAGATCAAACCAACCTGCAAAGTATTTGTAGGCCGAGTCTTTAAGCCGATCTCCACAACCGAAGTCCAGAAGTTTGATGTCATGTGACTCTGTGGAGATCAGCAGGTTCTCTGGTTTGACGTCCCGGTGCAGGACTCCGCGGCTCTCACAGTGTTTCAGCGCGGTGATCAGCTGCAGCAGGACTTTCTTCGCCAGGCTCTCGTCCAGACGTCCGTTCTCCTCACAGAAAGTCTCCAGATCCTGGCAAGGAACTGGACGCTCCAGGATCATGATGTAGCGCCCGGGACGGTCAAACCACTCCAGCAGCTGCAGGACGTTGGGGCAGGCGGGAGCTGAATTGACCAGGGTCATCAGTGCCACCTCCAGCGGCAGCCGACCATGGCCTTCCTGCAGGACAAACCTCCATCATTTCCAGCGCTGAATGCGGAtgaaacagaacaacagattcACACTGAACTTACAACTCTCAGTCTCCCTCGTGTCCTGCTTTTAGACACGTACTTGATGGCAACCTGTAGACAGATGAAGCACAGTAAATCACACTGACTAATTATCACAGATGACATTTACTGATATCAACATTTCTAAAGGATGTTTGAATGAAGACAAAGAAGAAAATGTCTTACTGGCAGTCCATCAGACCTGCGGGTCCCAGCATACACAGAGCCAAATCCACCTCGCCCCAGCAATGGGCCCTTCGCATACCCTTCTGCAACACACAAGATCACAAGAAATGTCTTTAACAGAAACATGTTGCAGCATCTAAACCTGTAACACAATGTTACTTTAATTCAGCTGAAGAACATTTAATAACTGAGTCATAACATCTGTAATATCAGTCTATTCTGACCTCTGCGGGAGCGTTTGGCTGCTCTTCTGTAAGAGGTGGATGGATGTTCATCGCCCTGGCTGCCGCTCTGCCACTTCCTCTTCCTGTGAGGCTGATCTGTGGAAACAGATTCGGCCAACTCGGAAGGCAGAGGTGCAATATATCCAGGCAGCTCTTGGCTCAGTGGCAGGTTTGGGTTTGCCAGCGGTTCCTGAGCGCCATCACCAGAGCCGCGTCTCACAACCTCCTGACCAGCCGTCTGGGTGAAAGCAGCACTCCTGGATCTGGAGCGGCCTGAGGCTGCAATATTTCACacagtaatgttttaataataatcaacaaTCAGTGTCACTGGTCACATCAaattatgttacatttttaaatatcttatgGGTCTTGAATTGCAtttgaattaataatttataattgtgacaaaaaataaaacacatatttcACTGGTTTACTGTTAAATCCTTAGTGAGGAACAATGAAGAGACGTTCTCACCTAAAAATCCTTTAACTAACTAGATGAAGCAGTACAACGGTACAGCACATgcagaacagaaaaaaaggacgAGTTCACCATCTCTCTTCCACCTAGTACCCACTTACCCATAGTACATACTACTATCGCCACCTATTGGCCAATATGTACAAAAGAACACAACATATTCCCCGTCACTTAAAACAACTGCCTTACAAATATTGACGAACAACGGGGGACCAAAATAACAAAGTTACAAAATTAGCAAAGTATACACTTTGTTACATGACATAATTATTTACATCAACCAAcccaaataaaagtataatgtTTCACTAAAATTCGTACCAAAACTTGATGAATTACTCATCCTTCATAGTCACGTAATGCAAAGTTGACTAAGTAACGTAGTCATCCAGCCAACGAGGAGGTCGACTAACCCGTGCAGAAGCTCTCTGAAGAACTTTGGGCGCCGGAGGAGCCGGAGGAGCCGGAGGGGAGAGAGAAGGAAGAACCTGAACCGACAAGTCCACAGGATCCATGCCGGTATCCTCCGAAACAGGTGTAACAGATCGAGCCAAATGAGAAGCATGCCAGCGGTAAGTACACGCACCCAGCTTACGCACAATTTGACGAGGGTAGGTAAATCTTGGATGCGCTTTCGGAACATGAGTTGGAATGCGCACATGCACCCAATCACCCGGTTTAAAATCGGGAGTGCGAGCTACGCGTCTGGAGTTGGTGTatgctttcattttcttttgtttcaaTGAAACTCGCTGAAGAAGCGCAGGCGCATCCTGGTGTGTGGTAGGAGGGGGAAGGACATTAAGACGCGTTCGCATTTTTCTGCCATTAAGCAACTCAAAAGGAGACAGTCCTGTGGCAGAATGAGGTGTAGCACGATACACCTGGAGAAATTCCGTGACTGTAGGTTTCCACGGCTTCGCTTCCAGAACAGCAGACTGAATGCAGCTTTTCAGCACGCGATGGAATCGCTCCACAGCCCCATTCGCGGCAGGATGGTACAAAGAAGTACGTATGTGTcgaatgtctctctctctcaggaaTGTAGAAAATTCCGCTGATGTGAACTGGGTCCCATTATCAGACACGATACTGGATTGCTGAACACAAATGCCAAGAAGGTGATAACATTGTGAGTTGTGATGGAAGAGGTAAAAGCGACTTCAGGCCACTTACTGTGATAGTCAATCAATGTCAGCGCATAACGACAATCCCACACAGCAGTGTCAAATGGCCCCACCACATCAACAGCTACCTTGTCCCACGGTGTAGATGGAAAAGGCACCGGCTGCAGAGGTGCAGCAGAGGTGTTGGCAGTTTTGTCAGACGACAGACACAACTGACAGGCCTGGATGTACTCCTTAACCAGACAATCAATGCCTGGCCACCAGTACAGTTCAAGAAGGCGCTGTTTTGTGCGCACGATCCCTTGGTGACCTTCGTGAGCTAACTTCACCAGCGTGTGCCGTAGCGTGACAGGTACAACAAGACGTGACCCTCTGAACACATAATCCTGCTGTACACTCAGTTCATCACGTAGTTGAAAATACGGACGTAAAATACTGTCCACAGCACATGAGACAGATTTGTGCACGATGACAAACTCAGGCTGACATCCAGGAGACAAAAGTCAGGCTCAGCATCCAAGAAGTCTTCATCCGAAGCAGGCAACGGCAGGCAAGAAAGAAAGTCGGCTGTGTTATTTAGAGCCCCAGGCGGGTAAATCACCTCATAGTTGAAGCACAGTAACCGGGATGCCCAGCGCGCAATGCACATTCCAGCACGATCAGTACCTTTAGATGAGAAGAGCACAGTTAACGCCTGGTGGTCTGTGCGCAGGAGGAATTTACGACCCCACAAGTAAGTTTGCCACTTTTCAATGGCCCAGACACATGCAAGTGCTTCCCTTTCAATAGTCGAGTACTTGCGTTCAGCGGATGACAATGTCCGGGATGCAAACGCGACAATGCGCTCCGTCTTGTCCTCATGAATCTGAGCAAGAACAGCGCCCAGGCCGTAGCTAGAGGCATCAGTGGATACCACCGTAGGCAGCTTTGGGTCGAACAATGACAGTATAGGGCTTTGAACGAGCAAGCTTTTTACAACATCAAAGCATTGCTGAGCCTCTTCCGACCAGACAAAGTCCGATCCCTGTCTGATGCAAGCGCGCAAAGGTTCAATCACCGTGGCAAAATTTGGGATGAATTTGTTGTACCACGATAGTAAGCCAATGAAAGAGCGGAGTTGGGACTCATCTTTTGGGGCTGGTGCATGAAGAATAGCGGAGAGGTGATCCTCATCAGGTGTCCCAGGAAACGCAGGCTGGTTTTGTTGAATTGACATTTCGATTGGTTCAACTTCAGCCCAGCATCCTGTAAGCGCTGAACGACAGCCTTGAGCATGTGGTCATGTTCTGTTTGTGTATGTCCCCAAAGAATGATGTCGTGCAGGTAATTGGCAACATTCGGAAGTCCCTGTAAATCTGTCAccaaaattttttgaaaagcaGAGGGTGCCGAAGCAAGACCATACGGGACACGGCAAAATCTGAAAAGCCCGTCATGTGTAATGAAGGAGGTCAGATCACGGCTTTCCTCGTGCAATGGCAACTGGAAGTAAGCACTCTCCAGATCGATAGTGGAAAATACAGTTGCGCCCCTTAACAAGGACAACATTTCTTCGATGTGTGGTAATGGATAGCTATCTGTAACTACAGCCTTATTGGGCTCTCGTAGGTCCACACACATACGAATAGCACCCGACTTCTTCTGTACTACCACTATCGGGGAGACCCACGGAGCATCCACTCTCTCGACGCCTAACACGAGAAGGTGCCATATTTCCTCACTGACTGCATCTTTAACAGACAAGGGTAAAGACCGGCGGAGTTTCTGGCGAACAGGAGCCACAGCTGAAGAAATCTTTACCTTGTGCACAAAGCCTTTTGCGCATCCCAAAGCAGGTAAAGGTGTCAAAGTAGACAATCGCAACACAGGAGCTGATGTGTGCGCTGGCAAAATTGAATTGCCTTCAAAACGAAGATGTAGCTCATTAATAAGATCCATTCCAAGCAGAGCTGTGCCAGATTCAACCACGAAGAATGACGTGGAGCAGGTGAAGTCATCCTTAGAGACAGTGACAGGTAAGCATCCAAGTACGGGAATCGGAGCACGAGAATACGTCACTAGTCTCACTAAAGGAGGCTGCAAAGCATCGTTCTTGAAGTGTGTATCATACACAATTTTCGGCAAAATAGAAACAGATGACCCTGAATCCACGGTAAGCTCGATAGGCACAGACGTAGTTGCGGTCGCAATGACAGCACTACACCTAATTTTATCAGTTAGTGAGTCGTACATGTAAAGGATCTGAACCTCAGGTAAGTCAATTCGCTCAGTGAAGCACTTTGCGAGGTGTTCTGTTTCTTAGATCCACAACGATAACACTCATGGGGTAACGAAGCAAGTGCAGTAGATGAAGGCTTTGAAGCATGCGCTGCAGGCGGTGGCTTTAAAGGTGGTCTACGGCGACGGCGTCCAGATGCAGGTGGAGTTGTGGGCTTTGCATGTATGGCTTGCACAGGAACTGATCGATTACCCGATAAAAACTTGGCTTGTTCACCAGCAGCTTCTATTTGTGAAGCAATAGTAATAGCCTTGTCAAGAGTCAATTCGGATTCCAAAAGCAATCTCTCACGAATTCGATGACTGGACACATTCTCCACCAACTGATCACGCAACATTTCGTCCAGAGTAGCTGCAAAGTCACAGGTACTCGCCAAATCTCGTAGAGCAGCCACGTACTGAACTATACTTTCTCCTGGTGCCTGAACACGTTTCCTGAAGGCATGACGCTCAGCGACTATATTCCTGCGAGGAGCAAAATGTGCTTTCAAGGCCACGATGGCATCCTCCATTGAATCACCTTGATTCGGCAACGTATAAAACAATCGCTGACCTTCAGTCCCCAGACAATGTAAAAGAAGTGCACGCTTGCGTTCGATCGGCCATGCGTCCCCAGAAGCACCGACAACAAGCAGATAATTCTGAAACATCCGTAGCCACGTATCGAAAGGTATAGCTGGTTCTCCAGGACATGGCAAAAATGGTGTGGGAAAAGTAGAAACAGCTGCCATCCTTAAGACAAAAGTACCTCGTCGCCAATTTGTTAAATCCTTAGTGAGGAACAATGAAGAGACGTTCTCACCTAAGAATCCTTTAATTAACTAGATGAAGCAGTACAACGGTACAGCGCATgcagaacagaaaaaaaggatgAGTTCACCGTCTCTCTTCCACCTAGTACCCACTTACCCATAGTACATACTACTATCGCCACCTCTTGGCCAATATGTACAAAAGAAcacaacatttacatttacaaggaATACAATACGTGTGATCATAGTAAAATGTGTGATTAAATGAGTTAACCTGCACACATTTATTCACATCATTATAGTCAAACAACATCACACCATATAAACAATATACcaataacaaacaaatgaaatattaaaacactCACCTCGTCTTTCACCCAAGTCAGCCatgaaaatctcctttaaactcaaaataaataaataaattaattaattaattattgaagaaagaaagaaagaaagaaagaaagaatcaaTTCCAAAATAAGAAgagaacaataaaataaaactttcctcagaaataaactgaaatccttcaaaaataaaactctaCTTAACGAAAATATCCTCCAATCTCAAATAAAAGTCTCCTTTGGCTCCGAACTCCTTTGAAAATCACAATCAGCACAGTAAATAGTCTACAAAAGTCTCTGAAATCGCCTCATCTCTCAACCAACAGATATTGATGGGTTcgagtgtttatatatatagaattcaGATCATAACACGCGTCGCTATAGCAACTAAAATTACACGCATGCGTGAGTATTGAACAGTTatgcatttaaacatttgtaaGATTTATTtcatctacattttttttggaCATTGTATAATGATCCGTGATTTTATGTTGGATCCCAGCCAACATTTGTATGTGGGGCCCGTATGGGTATGAACTGGGCTGAAAAAAGGGCCCCATATAGGATTGTCCGCAGGTTCCGTAATGGCCCCATGTTAACTGCCCACATGGATTTCATATAGGATTGAACTTGTCAGAAAGTGGGACCCAACTGGGCAACATGCACAAGACCCATCTTGGTCCCAGCTTTAACCCAGCTAACATTTGATTGTGGGGCCTATGTGGGTTTGAAATGAGCTGAAAAATGGGCTCTATATGGGATTGTCCATGGGTTCCATAATGGCCCCATGCCAATTGCCCACATGGATTCCATATGGGATTGCACTTGCCACTTGGTGGGACCCAACTGGGAAACATGTGCAAGACCCATCTCGGTCCCAGctttatatcttgtttttatttattttagttaatgcagGATTTGTGgacacaataaaacattctgtatttttatttaggttttatcatttaaattattattttttataattcgtGTAATTATTCTTTAATTTCCAAGATTATGAATCATATCCCATGAGCTAATTGAGCagatttaataattgtaatattaatattaatattaagttattGCAACTGACATCCGTtcagttaaaatataaatgtataaacgtttataaatatataaacatttttatgtgtgttttatgtGCTATTTGTTATTATGTAAAAACGTTGCTCATTacaaccaatcacacacgatCATGTTGATCTTAGGAATGTAGTGGCAATCAGAGGAGACCAGATGAGTCATCGCTGGGGGTTTTGTTGAGTTCCCGCGCTCGTTGTAAGAGATTAATTTAATAGTGTAAACAGCTTCATGGTTATAATGGGAGTTATAAGTTTAAGAGTGTTTAAAGTTGAGCTAGAAGTCAGTGataatgttctttgataatgcaTATGCTCTTTAATGATCAAGGGACATTGCTGTGATATCAGGTCACAGAACACTGTTTATAAAACTGTGAGTGTGAGCTCAACTAAACAACAGGAAAAACATACagaaacaaacttaaaaacttGTAATCAGCCCAGATTTagaattattagtagtaatattatCTAATAGCAATCATTTAATAAATGGTTTTAAGTTGTACATTTAATATgacatacacatttaaaaacaaactgcaACACTTGGATTAATGTGGAAGGTGAAATGCAGTCTGAATCTATCTTGAGATTTTCAATTTTCTTGTAAGAAAAATTACATGATAATTACATGATAATTAACactcttttgtgtgtgtgtgtgtgtgtgtgtgagtgtgtgagtaagtgagtgagtgagtgagtgagtgagtgagcaAATCAACACTTATGGCAATGTACAAGAGAAAGATGATAATAAATACTCCCGAAATGCTACTAAAGCTTTTAAATGATTGCAAAGTGGCCCCAATATTGATCCAATCCATGCTTCCCACTCAGATGTTAAAAGAACATAATCCTTAATTAAGTTTAGCTACCTGTTCATGCAGACCTTCAGCTAGATAATAGTCTTATAAAT from Labeo rohita strain BAU-BD-2019 chromosome 9, IGBB_LRoh.1.0, whole genome shotgun sequence encodes the following:
- the LOC127170819 gene encoding serine/threonine-protein kinase pim-3-like → MADLGERRASGRSRSRSAAFTQTAGQEVVRRGSGDGAQEPLANPNLPLSQELPGYIAPLPSELAESVSTDQPHRKRKWQSGSQGDEHPSTSYRRAAKRSRREGYAKGPLLGRGGFGSVYAGTRRSDGLPVAIKYVSKSRTRGRLRVEGHGRLPLEVALMTLVNSAPACPNVLQLLEWFDRPGRYIMILERPVPCQDLETFCEENGRLDESLAKKVLLQLITALKHCESRGVLHRDVKPENLLISTESHDIKLLDFGCGDRLKDSAYKYFAGTLQYAPPEWFRRHRYHAGPATVWSVGVTLFNILCGCFPFRGSLRVTSKSRLCFPRELSTGKRQKSRPDPGEECCFVFLKTVLCVTECRQLIRWCLSAAAADRPSLDDIERHPWLH